The Aestuariibaculum lutulentum genome segment AAATATAGATTTTTAATAATATTAGCCACTTGCCTTATGGTAATGTCTTGCAGTGAAGATTACCCGGCAACATTTGAAGGCGACCCTTACTTGATTTTTCCAACCGATGATCATGGTTATAATATTTATGTTCAGCAACATTTTAATAACTTTTATTATTATGGACAAGAGGGTGTTGATAGAGATACCATTTATGTACCATTAAATGCTTTTGGAGCAATTCCAAAGGAAGAAGTAGCAGTGAAATTAGAAGCCTTTAATAGTGATACCTTGTCTTTTCCAGAGCGCATAGATAGTGCTACTGAGAATGCTGTTCCGGGTGTACACTATGTGCCGTTCGAGTCACAAGAAATGATAAATCTTTTAAAGTATAAAGCTAACGTAATGGAAGATTCTATTCCTATTATCTTATTGAGGGATGAAAGTTTAAAAGAAACTACCTTTAGATTAACATTCAGATTAGCGGAAATGGAAAATGCCAAGGTTGCAGATAATGATGAAAATCGTGTGGTTGTTTACATAGCAGACAAAATTTCAAGACCAAGTAACTGGGATTTCTGGTATTTTGGAATTTACGGTGATGTAAAATTGGATTTTATGATCAACCATTCAGACTTAAGATGGACTGAAGATGATATGGAAATAGTTTTAAGTGACTCTTTCCTTTTAGCTTACTACGTATACAAGTTTAAAGAAGATTTAAAAAAGTATAACGAAGAATTAGGAGTAAACGGCCCTTTAAGAGAGGCCGATGGCACAGTAGTGACCTTTGATAGAACATATTAAGATAAAGCACAACATCATGAAAAATATAAATACATTTATAAAAGCTATGATTACCGGTGTTTTATCGGTAGTGGTTGTAGCATCCTGTTCAGACAATTCAGATTTTGTAGAACAGTTTCCAGATATTAATATTCAGGTAGAAGATATTAAAAATGTTTATTATTATAATGAAACATTGGTTATCGATCCTACTATTACGTATGGTGAAGAAACCGGAGAAAACTTAGACTTCTCTTATCAATGGGATTTATTTAGTGAAAATGAATTGATTTCAGTTTCTGAAAATAAAACTTTAGAATACCTTTTAGATTCCATTGGCGTAATGAATTTTAATTTAAAAGTAACCAACAATACCACAAATGTAATTCAGTCCACAACTTTCCAAATTAATGTCGAATCTGTGTCTAGTCAAGGGTGGTATGTTATGAAGCAAACCGCTGCTGGTAATACAGAAATTGACGGGTTTTATGTGAGTTCAGAAATTCCGAATTATAACCTTGTAGAAAAGACTTTAGGAGCTCCCTTAGAAGGTATGCCTGTTGGTTTTGCTTTTTCACCTTATTATAAATGGAAACCATCAGAAGATGATGTGTATTACAGTTCTGCACCTGCCTTGGTAGCATTTAGTGAGGAAGATGGTTTGGCTTATAATGTAAATAATGCAAGAACATTATCAACGCTTGAAGATATGTTCTTTTTAAACCCAGAAGATCAAGAGGGTCAAATTAAATCAGTTATGATTAGTGGAGACAAGGTTTTCATGAGTAAAGGAGCTAAAGTTTATTCCATGAATGATGGAAATCCAGCCTTTTTTCCGGCAATTGAAGGTGATTATAGTGTGGAAGGCTTGGCAACCAAAGGATCGTATGGTAATACATTGGCTTTCGATTCTAAAAATGAGAGATACATTATGTTTGGTTCTGCAGGCTATTCAACATCAGATACTATTGGATTTTTTAAAGATCAGTATACCGATTTCAATAATGGTCTTGAAATTCCAGTAAATAATATGAATGGTCAGGCTATATTTTTAGAAAACACACAGCGTGGATCTGGTTATAGTTCTACAACTTATGCTTATTCTTTGTTTAGAAAGCATGATGATCAAGACGCATTATTCCTATATGGTTTCGATTATGATAAGTTTGTAGAAGGTTTTTATTATTACTATCCCAATCCAGGAGATTATAGTAATTATACATTGTATAAAGCAGGGAGAAATAATCCCATTACATTCGAAAAAAGGTTATCTCATGCAGAATACTCTATGTTAACATCTGCAGGATTTTATGCCATGAATAAAGGTAATAACATATTATACTTTGCGAATTCCAGTAGTATTGGGCTTTATAATATAGATAGTGATACTTATAATCCGGCGTTTATAAAAAATATTCCAGCAGGAGAGGAGATTACTTATTTGAAATATATTAATACAAACTTTTCTTCTTTAGATCCTAATTTTACTGGTTTAGTGGTTGCTACGTATCAATCGGGAACCGATACCTATAAAATTTATCGTTATCAGTTAAATGGTTTAAGTACAGTCGAACTTCAGGATGATATAAAAACAGGGCCAGGTAAGGTGTCCGATGTACTTTATGTATCGGCTTCGTCTTATTCATGGTCTAGTCAACTCTATCAATATAATTAATTAAATAAATAACAATTAAAAGTTCTAGTGACTGGTGCAAATTTTAATGAATTTGTATCGGTCACAGGAGAACTATGTCCTAATGTTAAAATGAAATGATTCAATTCTAATTATTAATCAAAATAAAAAACAAATGAGAACAAATAGAATATTAATGGTTATTATAGTTTTAATAACAACAAGTTTGGCTATCGCAATTGAAAAAAGAGATGTTTTAATGCAAGCTCCTTTTGTGTTAAAGAATAAAGAAATAGATACTCTTAAGATAGGTGATTTATGTCCAGATTTTAAAATGGAAAATTTAGAGAGAACGGAAGCTAAATTATCCGATTTAAGAGGGAAGTATGTGCTTATTGATGTGTGGGCATCTTGGTGTTATCCATGTCGTAAACAAATGCCTTTTTTTGAAGAACTTAAAGAGGATTTCAAAGGACAAGATATTGTTTTTTTAGGAGTAAACCTCGATGAAAGGGATTTTAGGTGGTTAGGAGATGTTTCTAATCTACATATGAAGGGAGAACAATGGAGAGTACTAAACAAAGACTTTGAGGATAGGTTTGGAATCAAATATATACCTAGATATATCCTATTGGACAAGAAGGGTTACATTATTGAAAATTTTATGACAAAGCCAGACAAACCTGAAACAAAAGTGTATTTAGAAAAATTATTAAACATAAAATAAACTATGAACAAAATGAAAACAAATCTAATGATTTTAGGGGTGCTGGTATCAGTGTTTGGCTGGAATACTAATGCACAAGAGCAAAATGCACAATATAAAATTGTGGTGAAAATGGAAAATGTTATTAAGGAAGCCCCCGCTTTATTATTGATAAAAGAAAACTCTAGAGTAATAATTGATACGGTATATGTTAATTCAAATAATGAATTTATATTTTCTGGAGATATTCCTGCGGTAGAACGAGGTTTTTTAACCTTACTACACCATAAAATAGATCCAACGGTTCCTCCCAATAATGCAGATGGAATGCCTGTATACCTAGAAGAAGGAGAATTAAGAATTACTGGGAAAGACTCCATTTTAACAGCAACTGTAGAAGGAACGCCTTTAAATACAGACTATCAGGAATTGGCTATGGTAGGGAAAGCTTTCGATTTAAAAATAAATGCATTAAATGATGCTTATGAAGAAGCTTCATCGGCAAATAATGTTGAAAAAGTGGCTGTAATAGAGAAGGACTATGCAGTTTTAATGGCAGAGAAAAAGGAAGCTGAGAAAGCATTTTTTTTAAGTCACTTAAATTCTGCCGTTAGTTTGGACTGGTTAAGAAGAAATGTAAATATCATTCAAGAGAAAAATTTAGCAAAAGAATTGTTTTCTCAAATGACGGATGACGTAAAAACATCGGCTGCAGGTGTAATCTATAACAATATATTAAATCAAACTAAAGGAGCAGATATAGGCTCTGAAGCCCCGGATATTAGTGCTAAACAACCAAATGGAGAAAATTTAAGTTTACGTTCTTTAAGAGGACAATATGTGCTTTTAGATTTCTGGGCGTCTTGGTGTGGGCCATGTAGAAGAGAAAATCCAAATTTAGTTAAAACATACAATTCCTTTAAGAATAAAAACTTTACCATTTTAGGGTATTCTTTGGATGGAGGAAATGATGCTTTAAGAAAATGGACAGAGGCAATCGAGAAAGATCAGTTAGTTTGGAATCAAATTTCAGATTTAGCTGGATGGCAAAGTATGGCTGTTAAGTTATATGGTATTAACGCTGTACCTGCGAACTTTTTAATTGATCCTAACGGAGTTATCATCGCTAAAAATTTAAGAGGGGCAGACTTAGATCAAAAGCTAGACGAAATTTTAAATAATATATAAAAAGGGAAAATGAAGAATATTTTAGTTTTAGTAGCTGTTTTCTCTAGTTTTTCTCTAGTTTTAAAAGCTCAGGAAGTGAGTTATTCTAATTGGGAAGATTTACCTAACAGGCTCTACGATTCAATAGTTGAAACTCAAAAGAATGCACATTTTATATCTATAGAACAACTTAAAAATAATAGTGTATCGGCTGAAAATGAAACTGCTATCGAATATCCGAAGTTGCCAAAAGCCAATAAAAAACAGTTAACACCTCAAAAATTAGTGAAAAGTATCAGGCCAACATCATTAATGATTTGTAAATTAAAAAGAGGGTTTGGTATTCATAAAGACTTTGTAATTATAGGTGCTTCGGCAGCAGTTCTTAGTGAAGATGGTTTATGTGTTTCTAATTATCATGTTTTTGAATCTATCATAAATCAGGGGCAAAGTATAATGCCGCAAGATAGCTTGTTTTTTGCAGCAGATTCAAAAGGAAAGGTGTATCCAATAACTAAAGTTTTAAATTACAGTAAGTCTGCTGACTTAGCGACATTTAAGATAGATACAAGAGGAGAAAAATTAACTCCTGTTGCTTTAGGTAATGATTTAGAGGTTGGGTCTACTGTGCATACCATGACTCATCCAAATCAGCGAGCATATTATTATACCAAAGGTATTGTTGCAAGAAACTCCAGTTTTGTAAATAACCCTTGGGAAAACAGATGCGATATTACAGCTGATTATGCAAAGGGATCTAGTGGAGGGCCCATTTTTGATGACTTTGGAAATTTGGTAGCGATAGTATCATCTACAAATTCTATTTATGCAGGAGATAGTAATAACCCTGAATGGCAAATGGTTATTAAAATAGCTGTTCCAGTTAGCTCAGTAAAAAAATTAATTGAAGGTTGATTTTTGGTTATTGATTTTTAAGTGGGAAAAGCGGTTTGGGATTATCAAATCGCTTTTTTCATTTGCTAAAATTAAAATAGGAATATCAAGCTACTAGTTTAAATCAATTTTAGATGAAAGGTTGCCTTCATTGGGTTGTAAAATATCTGATAGATCAATAATTATTGGTACTTATTTTATACTTAAAAGGCTTATTTTTAAAATTCACATGTTTTTAATCGAGAATCTATCGAAAAATAAAAATAGAGAATAGCCTAGGGCGAAAAATAGGGCATAGCTAAATTTTAGTAAGCATATATTAAATCAATGCTTTTTATAAAGAATCGAGCTTTGTTAATATGCCTTTATTGGATGTGTTCAAACTATAAAATTTTTATTTAATTAGGATATTTCCAAATTCTATTATGCCTTGTAATTGAAAGTTTTTTAAAATCATGATGTAAATTGAAACTAATGTGTTTTTTCACTAGGATAAATAGTTGCATCTGTGCATATTTTAGGGTTGTAGTAAAACGAATATGTAGTTACAAATTACTTGTTGATTATTCCAAATCGGCATTGATTTGAATTATGGCAGATTAGAAATGTTAAAGTTAACTTAACATTGTGAAAATTCTTGTATAGCTTTTTTATTCTGTAAAAGATAATACTATTCTACCTTTTAAATTTCCTTTTAGCATTAATTCAATTTTTTCAGCTATATCTTCTAGTTTTATTTCATTAAAAGCAAAATCTAAATTTTTAGGTTTCCATTTATGAGCTAACTTATTCCATACTTTTTTTCTGAGTTCCATTGGATAATTTTGAGAATCTATTCCTATAAGTGAAACACCCCTTAGGATAAAAGGAAAAACGGTTAAATCAAGTTTTGGAGAAGCAACGTTTCCGCAGCAAGTTACAGCACCAGTTGAATTAGTCGATTTAATTATATTTTCAAGAATTACACCACCTACAGTATCAATAGCACCTGCAAACAAAGGTTTTAACAATGGCTTTTTGTCAAAATTTTCAATATCACTTCGAAATAGCACTTCATCAGCTCCAAGACTAATTAAATAGTCTTGTTCTGTTTCCTTACCTGTTATTGCAATCACCGAATACCCCAACTTACTTAAAATAGAAACACTCAATGCCCCAACGCCACCTGTTGCGCCTGAAACCACTATTTTTCCATCCTTTGGCTTTACCAATTCGGTAAGTCTTAAAACCGATATTCCCGCTGTTAACCCGGCAGTACCATATATCATTGCCTCTTTCATGGTCATTTTTTCGGGTAATTTTAAGGCCCATTCTGATGGAACCTGAACATACTCAGCAAATCCACCGTCAGTATTCATTCCTAAATCATAACTGGTTACAATTACTTTTTCTCCAAAATTAAATAAATCACTGTTAGATTTTACTATCGTGCCTACCGCATCAATACCTGGTGTGTGTGGATAATTTTTCGTTACTCCCTTATTCCCTGAAGCAGATAATGCATCTTTATAATTCAATGAACTATAGTGTACTTTTACTAAAATCTCATTATTATTCAATATGCCAAATTCCATTTCTTTAATAGAGCCTTGATAATTACCATTAATATCTTCAATTCGAAAAGCTTTAAATGTAGAATCCTTCTGTTTCATCGTTTGAATTTTATTTTACTTACTTTTGTGTAAATTTCAGGATAAATATTCTGTTAAACAAGAACTTACAGATGGTTGGTGTACGAACATTTATTTCCATTTTGAGTGTTTTTAAGGGCTTTAAGGGAAGAAAAAAATGAAAAAAAGTTATTGTCCGATTGATACATTTATAAATGTTATTAAGGGAAAACGAAAAGCAACGATTATTTTACACCTTTTTCAAGGAGATAAAAGGTATAGCGAATTGGTTAAACTATTAACTGATATCAGTGAACGAATGCTTACTAAACAACTAAAAGAATTGGAATTAGATGGATTAGTAAATCGAACTGTTTTTCCAGAAGTTCCCCCTCGTGTTGAATATAGTATAACTGAACTTGGTAAAGATATTCATCCTTTCCTCAAAGGAATGTATAAAGGAGGAATCATGTTTGAAAAATCTATTGATGGATCTCATCTTTAAATTTAAGAGCTGGTCAATTAATTTAATATGTTTATGTGTAAGCTTCCCTAAAAACGGAACTGTTTAAAAGTGTTATTATTATAGTAAATTAGATAAGGAAGAGTATTAAAAGGAATAGATTATAGTTTTTAAATGAAGTCAAAATAAGTAGGTAATCTTAGTCTTTTATGTTTTTAGGGCAGTCATAGATGATATTACAAGTCGATATAATTATGTGAAATTATATTATAAAACTTTCTGAAAACAACAAGCGCACTTACAATGGCTGTTTGTGTATCATATTTGAAAAAAATAAATCACAGGCTTTTGTAATGTCTATCAGTATTAGCTGTATGTATTCTTTTCTTTATTGTATTCCATCCAAGATTTTATTCTTCCAACAAACATTTTAAGATAGTTTTCTGTTAAAAATATATTCGACCAATCAAACCTTTGCGCTTGTACACCAAGATAAAAAGCAAAAATAGAGGCTCCAGCTTCTGGAATTAATTTGGTTTCCTGTTCTGAAAGTTCTCTTACTTTACGATAACCACTAAGAAAACTTTTTACTTTTGATTCATAAACTTCTTTGTCCGACTCTATATAAAACAATTGAATAAAGAAATATCCAATGTCTAAAAACAAAAACCCATTTCCGCAATTATCAAAGTCAAAAATTGTTATTTCCTTGTCATTTTTGACGCTAACATTATCATGCCAAATATCAAGATGAACTATTCCTTTTTGAAATTTGGTTTGTTCTAGCCCCTGAAAGGTTTTAGAGAATTCCATTCCTATTTTTTTTAGATATTTCATTTCGTCTAAATCCTCCGAGAAAAATTGCATTAATTGTTTGTAAGAATCACTTAAAAGTAATTCTGAATTATAGTTTGTTCTATCAATTTTTTTATGTGATGTTATGTCGTGAAATCTAGCCATTAGCGAACCCATTTCAAAACAATTATAATTATTCATAAATCGCATTTTTTCGCCTTCAGCATATGAAAATAGAACAATGTAGCGAAGTCCTTCAGGCGAATAAATTTCTTGAATTAGATTGTTTTATTTATCTGAAATTGGAAACGAAATAGAAAGATTATTCTCTTTTAATAGTTGTAGAAGCCTTAATTCTTCTATAATTTCAGTTTTGGCTCTCCATTTGTAGCAATACACTCTAACGACATACTTTTTAAAGTGTTAAGAGTTAGTCATTTTTTTACAGAGAAAATAAATAAATTTAGAGTTAAATTAACTATCATTTAAATCGTTATTTTTGTTAAAATTTAAATAACAAAGTGAACACAAAACTGAACACGTTTTGGAACACGAATTTAAAATATGGCATCCGGGAAGTCCTTATTTTGTGTTATGAATTTGTCAGGTGATGAACTCATAACCCGAAGGTCACAGGTTCGAGTCCTGTTCCCGCTACGAAGCAAGAGAATCTAGAAATAGGTTCTCTTTTTTTTGCAATAAATTCAAGTGTTTCAGAAATTCTTCATTTCATAAATTATATTAAATCTTCAATAAAAGGACTCTAAAAAGGTGGTATTTCATATTCCATTAAATCAATCAAATAATTAAAGTTATGAATTCAAATAAACTATCAATACGTTATATATTAGATAAAAATAAATTAGGGTGGTGTAGATCACAATTGTAGTCAATAACCGCTATTTAAATGCATTTTAGGAGGTGCTTTAAGTAGTTGTACCCGTTTTTTTATGCTGAAATTTTGTGATAATAAATACTAACTAGAAATAATTTTATTCAGAAATAGTAATAATTACCCTTTTGTATCTCGTTAATGAAGGGGAGCCCGAATCGGTAACCTCACAAATCATATGAAATGTATCGCCGGATTGTGCGTCCTTTGGTAAGATAAATTTTGTAATTGAAGATTGAGTTTTTGGAATAATTTCTTGACCAGAATATGTATTCGCTTCTTTGTAATTCCACCAGGTTATATGGAGATCATCATTATCAGGATCGAAGGATTTGGATGCATCTAGTTTTATTTTGGACCCCGCTTTAGTAGTAATGTTTAAAGGGGTGTTTTTTAAATTTACTATAGGATGGTGATTTGCAGAATTATAATCGTTCACACACCAATCGGCCCTTGCGGCAAAATCATTTTGAACATGTTCTAGCCACATCCATAAGGGTTTAAAATATTTGTTTCTTATAGTTACCTTATTTGAAACTGTGTCATGCTCCATTTTTTTAGACCAACTGTTATGTATACTTCTTTGTCCTTCAGGATATGTTATTTCAGAATCGGGTAGGAGGTCCATCCAAACATTATTCCTTACTTTCGTATAACGACCTCCCCAACCACCAAAGTCTGGAGACTCGGTGCTTCTGAGTCCGTTCGGTATATTATGGAGAAATGCAGGGGTATCTCCTTCGGCATTAAAAGCGCCATGGTTGTTTTCATAGGCATCACATAAAGCACCGTGATTGGTTAAAATGTTTTCTTCCATCCATTTTGATTCGAAATAGGATTTTATGTCATCGGGAAGTACTTTATGCCATATGTAAGCCATACAATCAAATTGATCTGAAATTATAGTGGTTATCTTTAAATGTTCCCAGTTAGGCCTAATGTAGTTCTGATAAGTTTCATCTTGCTCCCAAATTAGAAAAAGACGTGTTTTTTTAGCGATTTCGCTCATGCGCTCCGGGTGGTCTTCCTGAATTATTTTTAATGCTCTGGAAATCGTATTGCAACCTCCCCATGCCTGGAGCCATATGGGGCGTTTATCGGTGTTGTCTAGTAAAACACTGGCTATTAGTTTGGCGCCATCGGTACGAAGGTAGTCTTCTCCAATCTCATTAATGTTACCAACTTTCCATTTGCTTAAAAGGTATTCTGGGCTAGGATAATTTGAGTCATGTAATATAAGGTTATCGTATACTTTCGCATATAAATCAATGTAATCCTTTATCCAATTAACATCATGAAACGCGTGCCATCCTTCACCACCAACCCAATGGAATTGCGAACTACTATTTATTATGCCTTCAATGTCAAACTCGTTGGAAGTTAATAAAAACCGAACCATAGAAGCTCTGTCATCAGCTTCTCCATCAGTAGTTATAATAACTCTTGGCTTTTCATTTTGACTATAAGTAGAAGAATAGCTTAATAGGGTTAGAATTAATATAATAATATGTTTCATAGATATTATTTGAGCCTCAAGTAATATTAGATCTTAAATATTTTAAAAAGTTTTGTAAAACCTTCAGATTGGACTTTAACAAGGTACATTTGTGAGGTGTATAAATTTAATATTATTTCATTTGACCTACTCGAAAATTGTTTTATTTTTCTTCCAACCAGATCGTAAACACTAATTTGGGTTAATGTGCCATTGGTTTTAATAGTGAATTTTCCAGATTGAGATACTGTAGGATAAATTAAAAAATCAGGATTCCATGTTGTAGTTGACAATGGTCCGTTATTGGCTCTGAAGGCTATAGTTTCGGCAGTCATGATGCCTTTATAAATATTAAATTCATCAATAGAACCAATCCATGTCGCATCATTGGCATATCCACTTTTGCATAAATAGACTAAGGTATTATCGAGTAATTGAATGGAATTATGGGATGCCAGAGTTTTTAGATCAATTAATATACCGTTAATATACCAAGAGATGTTATTTTGGTCAATCGTACTAATTAAATGATATGTTTTTCCATCGTTCAGTACAGCTCCATTTACTCTAGTTTCATTGTTCCAGGGTGCATTGAAATTACCACAAGATATAGCCGTACTACTTTGCCCTCCGTT includes the following:
- a CDS encoding DUF4843 domain-containing protein translates to MKYRFLIILATCLMVMSCSEDYPATFEGDPYLIFPTDDHGYNIYVQQHFNNFYYYGQEGVDRDTIYVPLNAFGAIPKEEVAVKLEAFNSDTLSFPERIDSATENAVPGVHYVPFESQEMINLLKYKANVMEDSIPIILLRDESLKETTFRLTFRLAEMENAKVADNDENRVVVYIADKISRPSNWDFWYFGIYGDVKLDFMINHSDLRWTEDDMEIVLSDSFLLAYYVYKFKEDLKKYNEELGVNGPLREADGTVVTFDRTY
- a CDS encoding PKD-like family lipoprotein: MKNINTFIKAMITGVLSVVVVASCSDNSDFVEQFPDINIQVEDIKNVYYYNETLVIDPTITYGEETGENLDFSYQWDLFSENELISVSENKTLEYLLDSIGVMNFNLKVTNNTTNVIQSTTFQINVESVSSQGWYVMKQTAAGNTEIDGFYVSSEIPNYNLVEKTLGAPLEGMPVGFAFSPYYKWKPSEDDVYYSSAPALVAFSEEDGLAYNVNNARTLSTLEDMFFLNPEDQEGQIKSVMISGDKVFMSKGAKVYSMNDGNPAFFPAIEGDYSVEGLATKGSYGNTLAFDSKNERYIMFGSAGYSTSDTIGFFKDQYTDFNNGLEIPVNNMNGQAIFLENTQRGSGYSSTTYAYSLFRKHDDQDALFLYGFDYDKFVEGFYYYYPNPGDYSNYTLYKAGRNNPITFEKRLSHAEYSMLTSAGFYAMNKGNNILYFANSSSIGLYNIDSDTYNPAFIKNIPAGEEITYLKYINTNFSSLDPNFTGLVVATYQSGTDTYKIYRYQLNGLSTVELQDDIKTGPGKVSDVLYVSASSYSWSSQLYQYN
- a CDS encoding TlpA family protein disulfide reductase: MRTNRILMVIIVLITTSLAIAIEKRDVLMQAPFVLKNKEIDTLKIGDLCPDFKMENLERTEAKLSDLRGKYVLIDVWASWCYPCRKQMPFFEELKEDFKGQDIVFLGVNLDERDFRWLGDVSNLHMKGEQWRVLNKDFEDRFGIKYIPRYILLDKKGYIIENFMTKPDKPETKVYLEKLLNIK
- a CDS encoding TlpA disulfide reductase family protein, translating into MKTNLMILGVLVSVFGWNTNAQEQNAQYKIVVKMENVIKEAPALLLIKENSRVIIDTVYVNSNNEFIFSGDIPAVERGFLTLLHHKIDPTVPPNNADGMPVYLEEGELRITGKDSILTATVEGTPLNTDYQELAMVGKAFDLKINALNDAYEEASSANNVEKVAVIEKDYAVLMAEKKEAEKAFFLSHLNSAVSLDWLRRNVNIIQEKNLAKELFSQMTDDVKTSAAGVIYNNILNQTKGADIGSEAPDISAKQPNGENLSLRSLRGQYVLLDFWASWCGPCRRENPNLVKTYNSFKNKNFTILGYSLDGGNDALRKWTEAIEKDQLVWNQISDLAGWQSMAVKLYGINAVPANFLIDPNGVIIAKNLRGADLDQKLDEILNNI
- a CDS encoding S1 family peptidase, translated to MKNILVLVAVFSSFSLVLKAQEVSYSNWEDLPNRLYDSIVETQKNAHFISIEQLKNNSVSAENETAIEYPKLPKANKKQLTPQKLVKSIRPTSLMICKLKRGFGIHKDFVIIGASAAVLSEDGLCVSNYHVFESIINQGQSIMPQDSLFFAADSKGKVYPITKVLNYSKSADLATFKIDTRGEKLTPVALGNDLEVGSTVHTMTHPNQRAYYYTKGIVARNSSFVNNPWENRCDITADYAKGSSGGPIFDDFGNLVAIVSSTNSIYAGDSNNPEWQMVIKIAVPVSSVKKLIEG
- a CDS encoding YhdH/YhfP family quinone oxidoreductase; this translates as MKQKDSTFKAFRIEDINGNYQGSIKEMEFGILNNNEILVKVHYSSLNYKDALSASGNKGVTKNYPHTPGIDAVGTIVKSNSDLFNFGEKVIVTSYDLGMNTDGGFAEYVQVPSEWALKLPEKMTMKEAMIYGTAGLTAGISVLRLTELVKPKDGKIVVSGATGGVGALSVSILSKLGYSVIAITGKETEQDYLISLGADEVLFRSDIENFDKKPLLKPLFAGAIDTVGGVILENIIKSTNSTGAVTCCGNVASPKLDLTVFPFILRGVSLIGIDSQNYPMELRKKVWNKLAHKWKPKNLDFAFNEIKLEDIAEKIELMLKGNLKGRIVLSFTE
- a CDS encoding winged helix-turn-helix transcriptional regulator, which codes for MKKSYCPIDTFINVIKGKRKATIILHLFQGDKRYSELVKLLTDISERMLTKQLKELELDGLVNRTVFPEVPPRVEYSITELGKDIHPFLKGMYKGGIMFEKSIDGSHL
- a CDS encoding phosphotransferase produces the protein MNNYNCFEMGSLMARFHDITSHKKIDRTNYNSELLLSDSYKQLMQFFSEDLDEMKYLKKIGMEFSKTFQGLEQTKFQKGIVHLDIWHDNVSVKNDKEITIFDFDNCGNGFLFLDIGYFFIQLFYIESDKEVYESKVKSFLSGYRKVRELSEQETKLIPEAGASIFAFYLGVQAQRFDWSNIFLTENYLKMFVGRIKSWMEYNKEKNTYS
- a CDS encoding DUF1593 domain-containing protein; this translates as MKHIIILILTLLSYSSTYSQNEKPRVIITTDGEADDRASMVRFLLTSNEFDIEGIINSSSQFHWVGGEGWHAFHDVNWIKDYIDLYAKVYDNLILHDSNYPSPEYLLSKWKVGNINEIGEDYLRTDGAKLIASVLLDNTDKRPIWLQAWGGCNTISRALKIIQEDHPERMSEIAKKTRLFLIWEQDETYQNYIRPNWEHLKITTIISDQFDCMAYIWHKVLPDDIKSYFESKWMEENILTNHGALCDAYENNHGAFNAEGDTPAFLHNIPNGLRSTESPDFGGWGGRYTKVRNNVWMDLLPDSEITYPEGQRSIHNSWSKKMEHDTVSNKVTIRNKYFKPLWMWLEHVQNDFAARADWCVNDYNSANHHPIVNLKNTPLNITTKAGSKIKLDASKSFDPDNDDLHITWWNYKEANTYSGQEIIPKTQSSITKFILPKDAQSGDTFHMICEVTDSGSPSLTRYKRVIITISE